GATACTATTGACGTTTTGTCCCGATTAGCATTCCCCTTAATAGATTTGACAAGGAAGAACACTAAGTTTGAGTTTCTAGGAGCTGAAAAAGAGATTAGTTATAGCACCTATTTCAACACTTCTTATAACAGGGAAGGAAAACGTGATTTATTGTGACTCGTTAAGGCAAAGATTAGGTTGTGAGCTTATGCAGGAAGGGAAGGTAATAGgttatgcttcaaggcagttgaaaAAGCATGGATGTAATTACCCTACTTATGATCTTGAACTAGCAATAACATTTGTTTTAGCATTGAAAATCTGGAGACATTATTTGTTCGGTGCGAAGTGCCACATTTTTACAGATCATAAGAGTTTGAAGTATATCTTTGATTAGAAAGAACTGAATCTTAGATCGAGGCGATAGCTAGAACTAATTAAAGACTTTGATTGTACCATAGAATATCATTCGGGTACGCTAAtgtagtagcagatgcattaagaAGGAAGTGAAGACTTCCGAAGATcgccttgtgtggtattcgagcTACCTTGCTAAGTGAGTTAAGAGGCTTCAAGACGGTTATGACTGCAAAGAGTTTAGGGAGTCTTTTAGCTTAATTTCAAGTGTGGTCTTCTCTAGTAGTAGAGATTGTGAGACAACAGCAAGAGGAGAGTAACTTACAGAAGATGCTTGAAAAGTCAAAGCAAGGCCTAGACACAAAATTTGAGTTGAAAGCAAGCAGAGCCATAGTTGAGTAGGGAAGACTATGTGTTCCAAGTATTAGTGAGCTTAAGGATGCTGTACTAGGGAAGCTCCCAGTTAAATTTACGCTATGCACCCAAGAAGCACTAAGATGTACAGAACtctaaagaagacttattggtggcctGGTATGAAGTTGGAGATAGCCGAATATGTTGATAAATGCTTGATTTGCCAACAGGTTAAACTAGTGAGCAGAGGCCATAGGACTCATTAACAATTTGCTAGTGCTAAAGTGAAAGTGGGAGCacattactatggattttctttttggattacctcgtacttctagtggacatgatggtatatgggtaatagtagataGAATCACCAAGACAACATGGTTTATATCGATTAAAGTAACTTCTACAGTAGATCAGCTAGCTAAATTATACGTCGATATGATTGTGAGTTAGTATGGAGTGCTAGTGTCCATAATTTTAGATAGGGATATGAGGTTTACCACTAAGTTTTGGCCTAGTTTGCAGAAAGAATTGAGAACAAAATTGAAGTTTAGTACAACTTTCCATCCCCAGATAGATGGTCAGTCAGAGAGGACTATCCAAAccttagaggacatgttgagagcatgtacCCTTTAGTTTAAaagaagttgggatacccacttatCACTTATAGAGCTTGCTTATAATAACAATTATCAATCTAGTATCGatatggcaccatttgaggctttATATGACAGGCTATGTAGAACTCCTGTATGCTAGAACGAAGTGAAAGAGCGAAAGCTAATTGGTCCTGAGTTAGCAAAAATCACGACAGACTTTATTAAGTTGATAAGAGAGAACTTGAAAATTGCTTAAGATCGACGGAAGAGCTATACAGATAAGCAATGAAGAGACTTAGAATTCTAGGTTGGAGGtcaagttttcttgaagttATCTCAACGGAAATGTGTTCTTCACTTTGGGAGGAAAGGTAAGTTGAGTCCTTGGTATATTGATCCTTACAAGATAATAGAACGAGTTGGGCTAGCAACCTATAGACTTGAGTTACCTGCGGAACTTGCTCATATACGTGATAAttttcatgtatccatgttGAGGAAATAGATTCTAGATTTGTCACATGTGTTGCAAATGCAACCGATGGAGCTGAAAGAAGACTTGAGTTATGAGGAGGAAGTAGTATAGTTCCTTGATAGAAATGAGCAAGTTTTGAGCAACAAGACGATCGTACTTGTGAAAGTTCtttggagacatcatggagtaGAGGAGGCAATTTGGGAGTTAGAAGACCAGATAAGGAGGAGTTACTCGACACTCTTTGCCTAAAGACTTCTAAATTTAGATGATGAAATTTTTTAAGGGGGAGGTAAGTTGTACACTCGAGATTTTTCCTTGCATTATTTGCAATTGTCATATTATAGGAAGTTGAGTTtaagttgttgaagaaaaatGGCAAAGCTTTTGGTTCAAGTtgttttaatcattttttaatttgttttttttttttaaaaaaagagaaaggtaaaagaaaagaaaagttgaattatatatatatatatatctaagatcaaaaaaagaaaagaaaaagttttgttaaaagatatttaataaaGAGTAAAAGAGTACAAAGAGGGAAGGAAATCAGTGCTCTTCTCCACCGTCAAACCATATCTTTATCCATCCTCACCAAACTTTCAGAGGGATCTTTAGGTAATatttgaggaagaagaagggaaagggtTGTGAATTGAGGTGAAAGAGATGAATAAAAACATGAAGGAATAGACAACCATGCTAAAAGCTTGGTGTTCACAGTCATTCTCTAGTTTTTGAGACAATTTGAATTAcataagaaaaattaaaaagtgaggtttgtttggtttgaaattttttcaatttataacAAGTTTTATGAAGGAAGCTTGAGCAAATTTTGATGTTAAATTAACGATTTTTCAAGAGGAAGTCATGTAACAGTTTGGTGCGCGAATTTGTGAAGTCTCTGGTGTTTTGATTATTTGAGATTGTACAGTTTGAGTTAGAAGCTCTATTTTCTATGGTTGAAAATCTTATTAAACTTCCTATAGCTTTTATGCAGAAATTGTGAGTTAAAATTGACTAAAAGTAGGTTTAATTTCAGGATCAAGTCAAAGGTTAGAAGAAGACTTGTATTTGGACTACCTCTGTTTCGGGTGATTTCTGTAACAATCTGTTGAGAATCTCAATTTCTTTCCTTCAAGTAGTTGTAGAGAGTTTCAAAATGAAAAGTTTGACATAAAGTACACTAATGTTCGTCATGTATTAAGGAAGTTATGGGTGTTTGTAGTTAGATTATTGAATCTGGATAGTTCTGGGGAAAATTATGAAatgttcttttatgtttaaaatttaaattgataagcGTTATCCTTTGTGCGTCATcttaaatttagtatttaagGTTTTGATGTTCgattttggtttgtttgacaggccaagaggaaataggcAGAGTTTACACACCAGGGAACTAGCCTAaggctgtgagtgacaaaacataattgaaaattgatttctaaactgttatttatgattataTATCGATGCTTTAATATGATTTTATAGATAACACATAATTTCAAACATAAGTTTCAAGCTTAGGttttaaaatgaaattcatATATGAACACGTGATTATAAACTTTTTCAAAAGTATATGAAACAATACTATTTTTAAGCAAGTATtgtttataaaattttcaatttttcatgaacaagcttgagttttacaaaatataaagataagcaagcatgttttaatgttttcatatgacTTTCTGAGATTTTTATTAACTACATGACAGAGATGTTAAGTCTAAGGTTGTATGGTACCTTGTTCTCACAGGTTAGATTCCGTTATTGACATTAAATGTACTAACAATGATGCTTCCGTAAGTGTTGGACGAActccactacgacaaagacgatgggagtgctagGCAGGTCCCATTACATTGTAGAACTAGTAAACTTTGGTTGTACTGGGCGTGtgctacacaacgtagatttgtcatgatagttaaaatgtttaatatacttgatatgccttgcaaGATTTCAATGACATACTTGTCGAGTATTAGAGAAAGGTGTTAATATTACACTTTTATATTTAAGGTTTTgattaaacaaatttatatgtgTAAGTTTTTTCATGTGCTCTGATCTCTagatttatagttttaaatttagtcacttACTGgtctttatagcttaccctttcaaaatatttttccttTCTCCTTGTAAAGATCAAGGTCTCGGTGTCTAATAGGTTGCCTTAATCTGCTTTGTTGGAATCCATGTTCTAatactcgtagtttgtagtataaattacattctattcgataaaatgattattgaggacttattagtgaaaatagaattataaatcttgaatccaataaactaacgtCCCATGGATATCTAgtatagacttgaactttatgtagagaaaTAAATGtgaatcaagttcgagtatatagcccagaCGGTCTATAATGTATGAATAGGATTGGACGAATTATTCAGGGTCAATATGGATGCGactcgctttgtagttagtacaaacgatgtgatcttgaatcgttcatatagagacatggaaatgggggcatcctatgtaaagagttttcataagactgaaaccatgaaatagtcacttttaagttataacactgtcgactatataaaactgactatttcgattattgataacctaggtaacttaatcttaattctgagttaactatgaacttctggtcacacgaaattatccttagatttacATATAGAGAAAACGGTGCTggctcaataagcctcccatttgaggggtaagatcgggtggatggcTAGCGACATAGGGCGCAAGACGAAATTCTCccattttagggttagtagataggttatttccttaaggattgaatccaagtcttgaacaaggggcctcaccctctcattggcccaagagggaTTTGATTTACAGGTTGgacctaaaaccaattgttcaatagtggatcagtgggacttaaggaacaataTGCAGTCTCgaggtaaaatggtatttttaCCCATACGAGATTACAAACAAtttatgaaggattaacttactgattatGGTTATACCAGatgaacacaaatatatctatagtgaggagagtgcaactacgggactttagtggaatgacccattagttaacaaatgttaattagcttggtctaaaagggtatagccagttaatctcggattgttggagtccatgatatataggtctattaggttcccctactagctcatatggaattaacttagaacaatatgttggaataattcgaattgttcaaaataggtaaatagagagaaaccgacaaatatatttgatatggTCGTTGGTTATAAGTTTGAGATAGAGATTTATGTtcaatgtgatttaaatattaaaaatattaatacatATTCAAATTCAGAAGCTCGAAATGGATGAAAATGATCatagttgtaaaaagtcaaaatgttgactttttaagtttgaaaagtcaaactttaactggctttatattcaaatatcatttgaattttaaaaaaaatgaatccaAATTTATGCTCGGGAGGTTGGAAATAGTCGAgacaaaaaaaatggtaaaaattcaaaaagttgacttttgaattgaaaaagtcaaagttagTCAAAGTGgccaaatgaccatattgcccttggactaagttagtgagaaaatccaatattttgttggataatcccactaacacttagtagaataggtggctacatgagataTAAACATCTGGCCCACTAAGTTCCCCTAATTGTTAGTGGAACATTAAGTGTTgaaattttataaacaaattacatgcatttCGACATGTAATTTGCTTATAAGTAGGTTCTTTTTCAAATTGCAGAAAACTTgtcttttttagaaaatttagaaattaaaagaaaaatatttcattatttttctctctatctTAAACCTTAATCTCTTCCTCCAATTTCCATCCCTCTctctttattttcttcattaaacGGGTCTTACAACCCCATTCTAAGTCTAGAGGATATTGGGTCAACTTTAGTGGTGGTACCGACTTCACGTTCGGAGGAGACTGCAAGGATCGATAGGCTTTAAAGGTATGTTTCTCTTAACCCTAACTTAGTATAATTAGAGTAGTGATTATGCACGTTAACTTCTAAATTGATTTAGATGCATTTAGAGTAAATTTTTTATTCATATTTGTGTTGCTTTTGTATGCTTTCCATCATGCTGAAAGCTCACAGATCGATGGCCAATATGTGGGTGGAGTtgtacattgattcttttttgtTATGTTGTATGTCTTTGTAAGATTTAGATACTCTACAGCTTGTGAAAGCTATAGATGTTGCGGTTGCATAAATCTTAGTTAGATATCTTGTTGGTTATAACGTCTCCATCAGGTTTAATTGCTAAATGTGTTATTTTAGGGCTGAAGATATATGTCTATAGGTACTCTAGCTAGGTTATGCtttgttgtgttgcatgtaaaGTATATTATATATAAGATTAACATGCTTATCAGGTTTAAGAGTTCAACAGAGTCGACAGGTATTGTCAGAGGAGAGCGATGTCAATCAACTGCACGTCATTTTTCGGACTAAGCTAGCAGGCAGTTCGAGAAGGGGTGTGACACTTCAAACCGATAACAATCTTATTGAAATAGTAAACTATCGTGTTAACAATGGTAAACGGTCGTTTAGATAATATCAAAGtaatatttaaacaatcttgatattcttgaatgtgaggaagatgaagtagcTTCAAAGAATCTTGCCCAAAAATGGGAAGATGAAATAGAAGATTTAAACATAAGAATCAATCATTTTAAAAGAATCAGTTGATTTTAAATAGAAGCTGAAGAAATCTTGAAAGAAGATGAgaaaattgcaaagaagaagaagaaagagtgACGAATCAACCCAAATTCAAGGgcaaaaatggaaattaagaaaatatttattggcttcatggactttttgttttttgttacataggccgtaaatattttaccggtttgttacatttatgaaaattcccCTACACAAAACTTATTTACAAAAGGTTATAGGAAAGACTACAAAAGGAAAAAGTGCAATTTCCTGTAAAAAGATTTAATCATTTTAGGGCAACCTAAAAGAATAACATTTTTCaagttttcatttgaaaaaaaatggaaaggttaattttcataaatgtaacaaaacaaaaaaaaaatttacggCTCGTGTAGAAAGAGCAAAAAGTCTATGAAACCAGtacaatatttttataatttttagatAAGTCCTTGAATATTGTGAATGATTCatcacttttctttcttattcttctttgcaatttattcttcattggcttttgatttttttcttttgttacatttatgtaaattaacctattgttttactatttatttaataatataatatagagATTTGGGAcgattttataaaaaaaagcaCAAGATTTTGCGTTATTTTGTTGGGATAGAAAACAGAATACCTAAATCTATTTAAAAACACTTTATTCTTCATATAATTAAAAGGAATGAAAGACAAGAAGACAATGACGAATGTAAGAAGCATTGATCGATTCAAAACTTCAAGGGTGATTGGAAAGAAGACTAAAAAATCTAAAACACTTAGGGGCCATTTGGCCCAAGAATTATCATAACATCTTGTTTGAGGGAagggttatcataacccttgttttaGGGCTATCAATACCCCTCTTCCTTCTCTCTCCTTCTTCTTAATCCTTTTTCAACTCCCTATAATCCTATCTTTTCAGTTCCCCTATAAAACTACTTTTTtaaactcttcccccaaacacattttatcataaaactatctttttaaactcttctcccaaacacatgttatgataaaactaggttatcatatcactagttttatcataacactaatcCTCCCTAACTCAACCCTTCTCCCGGATGGTGCCTAAAATTTTAAGTAGTAAAGACTAGATATTCCCTTTAAAAAGCGTTAGATCCTGTACTTAAGCCTATTAATCTACCATTGAACAAATTTCAATGAAATGGAAGTAATGGTAATAATTATTTTCATCCCATCTGTCATTGAACAAAACTCAAAAACATTGAACATCCATGACAAGAAATTGTTTAGTAAAGGGGATGAAAAAAGTTTGACTACgagttcaaaattaaaaattcaagaattaaaatcttttactaaaactcattttaatttttcaaaatactAACTCTTGAAATTCATGACAAACTTATCAATTGAAAATaagaattataattttaattgatGTTGAAATTAGGCTGAAaataggttaattttcataaacataacacaACACCAACATATTTAcagctcgtgtaacaaaataaatatgtccatgatattttctaaaattcaaggtTTGTCCTTGAATAATGCTGACCATTTTTTcacttatttttcttcttcttctttatgatttattcattttctcttcatattattaatttctttgtactattacttcttcttcattttataatattatggttatttatgtaaatatttaccaatttcttcatttcctcttccaaaattccttccttcttcttcacttCTTATCatctattctttttcttcttggtacaagattagatcgtttagactaggtcgaagagtacaagatcatttagacttgctACGAGATCATTTATACTAGATAGAATAGTActagatcatttagacttggtacaagggtacaagatcgtttagacttactacgagatcatttagacttactacgagatcgtttagatCAGGTAAaagggtacaagattgtttaaacTTACTatgagatcgtttagacttgctacgagatcgtttagattgggtacGAGATCCCTTAGATTGGGTACTAGATCACTTAGGCTAgatacaagatcattttttctcGCGTGTGTGGCTGATTAATTGTgggatatttttgttattttacttagtgggcttgtgggctttttcctttttaaaaattattctatacagtgtaaatattttcgtgttttgttttatttttgaagaaaaccccctaaaaatatatctaaactaattttaaaGTTGTTAATATTAATTGAATCCATAACAAAtagatataataattaatataattttagaATCGAATAAAACTAAAGATTCCAAAATTAAAAACAACAATTAAATTTGTTCAAATATTTAAACAAGTAATTAAATCTTGAGATCTCAGGAAAAAGTTACAATAGGAGAGAAGctattataaaaattaaaaattaattacaatttcATAAGAGCATAAATAGAATGACAACATGACAGAtatccaaataattaattatacaatttCAAAGGTAAATATCGAAATAATTACACTTTTAAGTAATAATGATGAcatcttagtacttcaaaacgTATGGTCCATGTGACAAGTATGAATTTTGCTAAAAATCCCAAGAATACTATGTTTTGTCATATATCAAAATGAAAGTTAAATTGAGGCTATATATCCTATGATGAAAGTTAAATCGATGCTACATACCTGATTTTTCAACATTCTGGTAGAAAGTACGATTCAATTATAGGTATTACTGGAAACCCTTGTACGTTAAACCGAACCGTTCCGACCTGAACGGAAGAACGTCGCAATAAGAACTAGCATTAGACCGCTCTATAAATCGGCCCGAGTCACTGATCCTCCTCTCCATCTGACTCAATTTACAGCCATCTCGATTTTCCTTGGATGCCCCAATCAAATTCTTGGTCTCTCGGATGGAACTCCAAAATCCATCCATCAAAACTTCGTACCTTGCAAAAATTCCCATAGATTGCTTTTCTTTGCAATCGTCAAGCCGTTTCAACGCGCAAACCAACTCGACCGATTCGCCGAAACTGAGGCAACCCAGCCGGTGGTGAAACTCAGTAACTCGGATTGAAATATCCTTCATGGCCGCCAAGTAATCATCACCGACAAAGCCGTAGATCTTATCCACCAATCTGTTTCTATTTAGATGCAGACAGGGAGGCATTTTCGAAATTTCTTCGATTAAACCCACCAAAGATTCGGTGTCTTTAAGCAATTCGGAGTTCCAAATCCCCGAAATCTGTTCTGTTTTTCTCTCCATTTCTTCGTTGGAGCTTGAAGAACCGACAATAAACCCCAAATTCCGGGAAATAGACAAAACAGTTTCGATGTACTGAGCGTACCATCGAACCCAAGAGGAAAGCTCCCAAGAAATGGGATTGGAACTGTCCCGGAAATCAGAGAGTTTGAGGTAGTTTCTACCACCGGTGAAGGGAAAAACAGAGAGCTGATCTTGAAGAATAAAGCCCCCGTTCTTGAAGATGTGATGGACGGCGATAAGGCACTTGAGAGCGACGGCGGAGTTATGGGTGGTTTGGAGGCGGTCCATTAAGACTTCAACGGCAGCAGCGGCGGTGGCGCGTGAGGTTTTGCCAAGAGAGAGCAGGGCAGAGAGGTGCTTGTCGCTTGGTGGCGCGTGGGGGTCGTGAGTGGTGGCTCGGAGGAGAGCGAGTTGAAAGGACAGTATGTTTGGCTTTGCGAGAAGGGCGGCTTTGCTTTGAGAGGCTTTGTCTTTGATGAGTCCAATTAGGGAACTCAATCTTTTTGTGTTCATCATTGAAAGGCTGAGAGAATCAACATCTAACAAACAGAGAAGAAATAATTTTTAGTTATGGAGAAATTGATTTGAATTGGAATTGGGTAGattttctttcattattattatttttcaattggaTGAATTTTAATATTTGGCCTTTCTAAAGTCGATTTTGGTCTTCGCCTCTCACAGCTGTTTGATTCTGAATGATTGCTTAATTGTTCTCATCTCccttcctttttctacttcgtTCTCAAATCTTCATGTCAAAACTTGCGCTTAGACCATACAATACACTATTAGGAAAAAGAAATGGTCAAAAGATATAAAAACGGGGTGCATAgattggaaaagaaaatttatggtAATAGAATTTATGTcattacattttctaaattacaaaagtaacaaatttaaaagtttaataaAAAATCGTTAATGGACTTGAAAGGAAAAGGCGAAATTATCttcatttcaaatttattgTGCACTAATTCATTCTTCTTTGTCTTAATTTGGATAGTAatctgatatatctaattactttgTGATAGCCCCGTGATAGTTTTTTATATCTATCTAATAGATTTATGATAGTCGTATGATATACCAAATTAGTTTGTTATACCTCTCAGATACACGTGTGTTGTTTTATATTTTGGTAGCCCTCTCATAGTTTTTTATATCTGTCTGATAGACCTTTAATAGTTGTATTATATATCAAATTAGGTTGTGATAGCCTTCTAATACACTtgtgttattttaaattttgatagtcatctaatattttttttatatatgataGATCTCTGATATTCGTAAAATGTATCAAATTAGTTTATGATAGCACTACAATATGTGTTGTTTTAAATTTTGGGTAGCCCTCTGATAGTTTTTTATATCGGTTTGATAGCCCTCTAGTAGCCTATGATATATCAAATTAGCTTGTGATAGCCCTCTGATACATATATGTTGTTTTAAACTTCGGTAACcctcactagaagaaatctagcctttaatgtcagttggaaaaaatgaaaacggCATCTGCCTATTgaaaagtgacattaaagctatgataattttttttaggaaaaattaaatatttctctctcttactttaccctttCTCATGCCACACGATTTCTTCCTCACCTTTCTCATGCCACACGATTTCTTCCTcactttcaatttctttcttctcttttcaatcTCATACCACTTTCTTCCCTCATTTCAGAAACCAAAATTCTTCCATTGACAAATCAACAATGGAACGCCACATTCGCCGTTTTCTCAATAAGATTTCATTTGCTTCTATTGCCATTGCCACTCGCATCCTCAtctttgtaacgacccaactttccagactaagctaaggtcactatgtagtactaagactcgacactaaaacacacaagctcataaaagacttgttacgattcattaaaaacgtttaaaatatcacaaaagcaatttcaggccctattttaaatcacattcccgagagttccaaaatatagtgCTCAAATCGTCAATAAACAAAACCACAAaccaaatgttctaaccatgactcgattTGACAAtaaaaataacgagtaacaaaatacatcagcggaagcataaagaaaaccaaacacgtccatatggccttcacgcatccttcttgcccctcgtcggtctgcccctcgctgtacccttacctgaaaagttaaagagaaaaaagggtgagtataagatatacccaataagggacccactactgggctcgttagggtaataacagttaacttcctattcaggggtaccctacataaacagtctagtggtttcgtagaacgcacacatcagtctcgtgatcctaaaggatgcacgtatcagtctagtgatcccgagggatacacatatcagtctagtgatcccaaaggatgcacatatcagtctagtgatcccgaaggatgcacatatcagtctagtgatcccgaaggatgcacatatcagtctagtgatcccgaaggatacacatatcagtagggtacactaccccatagaagaagctaactgttaccccacAGCCTgtactaaaccatctacaacaaTCAACCCCGATAACGTTTAAACTAACAGTTCAATCAtaggcttagccagtcagaAAATATAGGTTAAACAACTatctcctcagttgctatatgcatatccaattcacacatcattgtgacatttcTTTAAATCCAATCTATCAGTCAAATTCTCACTTGCAAAGTTACCTGACGATACTTCGACTCAGTTCAAACTCTAGTGTATCCCCAGGTAATTTATGTTATGCGTAACACCCACGTTATATCTGACAATCATATTCAGTTGATAGCACAGTTCAACGGCGTATACTCAATGTACACGAGAGGTTCTCGGACTTTCAATCCtcccacgacataactccataaccaatatcccgacaacagacttcaacttacataacattaagactttattgtccatcgacatactattctAGTTCACAACGTAGCCTACCAACCTAACTACAATtcacagaacatccgggcatcggtgtctatccgtgaacaactcattacatatgatagcacataagctacaactaacggtcacgttacctttaatcagtcaagagcatataagtggtatatattagtcaaacatgcgtcaatccATTCAATACCGTTACTAACGTATAATTCCCATATGGATTACTatgtttccagcctcgatcctaggtccagtagtaagaaatcccttacttgtaacttgg
This region of Cucumis melo cultivar AY chromosome 7, USDA_Cmelo_AY_1.0, whole genome shotgun sequence genomic DNA includes:
- the LOC103495758 gene encoding putative clathrin assembly protein At4g40080 — translated: MMNTKRLSSLIGLIKDKASQSKAALLAKPNILSFQLALLRATTHDPHAPPSDKHLSALLSLGKTSRATAAAAVEVLMDRLQTTHNSAVALKCLIAVHHIFKNGGFILQDQLSVFPFTGGRNYLKLSDFRDSSNPISWELSSWVRWYAQYIETVLSISRNLGFIVGSSSSNEEMERKTEQISGIWNSELLKDTESLVGLIEEISKMPPCLHLNRNRLVDKIYGFVGDDYLAAMKDISIRVTEFHHRLGCLSFGESVELVCALKRLDDCKEKQSMGIFARYEVLMDGFWSSIRETKNLIGASKENRDGCKLSQMERRISDSGRFIERSNASSYCDVLPFRSERFGLTYKGFQ